A window of the Chloroflexus sp. Y-396-1 genome harbors these coding sequences:
- a CDS encoding glucosaminidase domain-containing protein, translating into MPTQPLADLTADLDRALTSAQSATPRAMEPLGLQIPAEIQAAYERTRQSVRSPTPAYQPRQLTNSQTTDAERSTLATGRLPRISEREPTSVHRAGSGTNRSYTPPTFGTRRATPAGIPTNVAPSDGERPTSSRRQSPTQDPVSTALAVAERPRGERPKPFIPAPTAPADELVLPLSTYYQTESLSAARLFNQPIVMLVIAVVSIVVIALWFMITFPAPFLSLQYAVGNELTIAGNIASATRPVPARGDYRLRTPPSLSPDQIDQILRSYGSPATGTGEIWYRLGVEYNIDPAYALAFFIHESGAGTNPNWAGFKPDGRTTHNVGNIICAGYPTCYGRFRDYPDWATGIADWYRLIDVEYIRGRGLQTVTEVIPIYAPSIENDVQGYINVVTRLVDQWRAGNIP; encoded by the coding sequence TTGCCGACACAGCCGCTCGCCGATCTTACTGCCGACCTTGACAGGGCCCTTACATCAGCGCAATCGGCGACACCTCGCGCAATGGAACCGCTTGGTCTGCAAATTCCGGCAGAGATTCAAGCAGCCTATGAGCGTACCCGTCAGTCGGTTCGTTCTCCTACACCTGCTTATCAGCCTCGCCAGCTTACCAATAGTCAAACAACCGATGCTGAACGTAGCACGTTAGCAACCGGTCGTCTGCCGCGAATATCTGAGCGCGAGCCGACAAGTGTACATCGAGCCGGTAGCGGAACCAACAGGTCGTATACGCCCCCTACCTTTGGCACGCGGAGGGCGACACCAGCGGGTATCCCGACAAACGTTGCCCCCTCGGATGGGGAAAGACCTACCTCGTCACGGCGACAATCTCCCACGCAAGACCCGGTGTCAACTGCCCTGGCAGTAGCTGAAAGACCTCGTGGCGAGCGGCCCAAGCCATTTATACCGGCACCAACGGCGCCTGCCGATGAATTGGTGTTGCCGTTATCAACATACTACCAGACAGAGTCGCTATCGGCGGCGAGGTTGTTTAATCAGCCAATCGTCATGCTGGTCATTGCGGTTGTCAGCATTGTCGTCATAGCACTATGGTTCATGATTACTTTTCCAGCACCGTTCCTGAGTCTCCAATATGCGGTTGGGAATGAGCTGACTATCGCGGGCAATATCGCATCGGCAACCAGACCGGTGCCAGCTCGCGGTGATTACCGATTACGTACTCCACCTAGTCTCTCACCTGACCAGATTGATCAGATTTTGCGTAGTTATGGATCGCCGGCAACCGGTACCGGTGAAATCTGGTATCGTCTCGGCGTCGAATACAACATTGACCCGGCCTATGCGCTGGCGTTTTTTATTCACGAAAGCGGTGCCGGTACCAATCCAAATTGGGCCGGTTTTAAACCTGATGGCCGTACAACGCATAATGTCGGTAATATTATCTGCGCCGGTTACCCAACATGCTATGGCCGCTTCCGTGATTACCCGGATTGGGCGACCGGGATTGCAGATTGGTATCGTTTAATAGATGTTGAGTATATTCGTGGTAGAGGTTTGCAGACGGTGACTGAGGTCATTCCAATCTATGCGCCATCTATTGAGAATGATGTTCAGGGCTATATCAACGTCGTTACCCGTCTAGTCGATCAATGGCGTGCAGGGAATATTCCTTAA